One window from the genome of Bacilli bacterium encodes:
- the thiI gene encoding tRNA uracil 4-sulfurtransferase ThiI, which produces MNSNLFHRLMIHYGELSTKGKNRAQFIRRLEHNIRHSLKDFSISKITSVHDHIYIDFDEEEGDKIIRRLQDVSGIHAISPVMKVNSDLDSIEKIALEVAIDSQASTFKVQTKRLDKAYPIHSETINRSVGGFILENSSLRVDVHDPDFIIRIQILSDGALILGKSVPGAGGYPLGTGGKALLLLSGGIDSPVAAYSLIRRGIEVECLHFAAPPYTQVGVIDKLEDLLRVLTRYQSKIRLHIVSFTNLQLSIYKYSNEGYPITVMRRMMLRIAERFAAHKRISALATGESLGQVASQTLKSLYVINNVTTMPIIRPLAVMDKLQIIEIAKKIGTYEISIRPFEDCCTIFAPKNPKTMPHMYEVRSIEEKWDFKSEIDEIMKSITVKEITEKSKLDDIF; this is translated from the coding sequence ATGAATTCAAACTTATTTCATCGCTTGATGATTCACTATGGCGAACTTTCGACCAAGGGAAAAAATCGCGCCCAGTTCATACGGCGCTTGGAACATAATATTCGGCATTCACTCAAAGATTTTTCTATTTCAAAAATAACTTCTGTGCACGATCATATTTACATTGATTTTGACGAAGAAGAAGGCGACAAGATCATTAGGCGTTTGCAAGATGTGAGTGGCATTCACGCGATATCGCCGGTTATGAAAGTGAACTCTGATCTTGATTCAATTGAGAAAATAGCTTTAGAAGTAGCTATTGACAGCCAGGCAAGCACGTTTAAGGTCCAGACAAAGCGGTTAGATAAGGCATATCCGATTCATTCTGAAACCATCAATCGCAGTGTCGGGGGATTTATACTTGAAAACTCTTCACTTCGGGTGGATGTACATGATCCGGACTTTATTATCCGTATTCAAATTCTAAGTGATGGAGCATTAATTCTCGGCAAATCAGTTCCCGGGGCCGGCGGTTATCCGCTAGGAACCGGCGGGAAGGCACTATTACTGTTAAGTGGCGGTATCGACTCGCCAGTGGCGGCCTATTCACTTATCCGACGAGGAATTGAGGTTGAGTGTCTTCACTTTGCTGCCCCACCCTATACGCAGGTTGGAGTCATTGATAAGTTAGAGGATCTTTTGCGGGTTCTAACTCGCTATCAAAGTAAAATACGACTTCACATTGTCTCCTTTACCAATCTGCAACTATCAATTTATAAGTATTCAAACGAGGGATACCCGATTACGGTTATGCGGCGGATGATGTTAAGGATTGCCGAACGCTTTGCTGCCCATAAAAGAATATCGGCGCTGGCAACCGGTGAATCCTTAGGTCAAGTCGCTTCGCAGACTCTAAAAAGCCTTTATGTCATCAATAATGTCACGACGATGCCAATTATTCGTCCGCTTGCCGTGATGGATAAACTTCAGATTATAGAAATCGCCAAAAAAATCGGAACATATGAGATTTCTATTCGCCCTTTCGAAGATTGTTGCACGATATTTGCTCCCAAGAATCCCAAGACAATGCCCCATATGTATGAAGTGCGATCAATTGAGGAGAAGTGGGATTTTAAATCGGAAATCGATGAAATTATGAAGTCAATAACCGTTAAGGAAATTACCGAAAAAAGTAAATTAGACGATATTTTTTAA
- a CDS encoding cysteine desulfurase family protein — translation MIYFDNAATTALEPQILHDFEKLSVKYFANPNSVHQLGNESNKVLNESRKRLIDSLADSSFRLIFTSGATEGNNTFIKGAALNYKNRGMHLITSLGEHPSVLDAFFQLRDQFGFSLTIVPLQNNGEINYDYLAKSLRPDTILVSIMQVNNETGAINDMKRISQIVRQNPRTLLHSDVTQSIGKVDIPFALLDAFCFSAHKIHGLKGSGALLLRKEINLIPLFSGGGQEEGYRSGTQSLVPDILLAKTVRLALEQQSGDYIQVKSVFDYLYHELGQINDIELNSTDLFPYIINFSLKTAKASVVVEDLSNHGIMVSTVAACSAKKHRASQVIASMFDDQKRAENTIRLSLCSDNTIEEAKTFMSVLIKILRGIKK, via the coding sequence ATGATATATTTTGATAATGCCGCCACCACGGCTTTAGAGCCGCAGATTTTGCATGATTTTGAAAAGTTGTCGGTGAAATACTTTGCCAATCCCAACAGTGTTCATCAATTGGGCAATGAATCAAATAAAGTTTTAAATGAGTCTCGCAAGAGACTGATTGATAGTCTGGCCGATTCTTCTTTCAGGCTGATATTTACGAGTGGAGCTACTGAGGGAAATAATACTTTTATCAAAGGGGCGGCTCTCAACTACAAGAATCGCGGTATGCACTTAATCACTTCATTAGGTGAACATCCATCCGTACTGGATGCATTTTTTCAGTTGCGTGATCAATTTGGATTTTCTTTGACCATAGTTCCCCTGCAGAATAACGGGGAAATCAATTATGATTACTTGGCGAAAAGCCTTCGACCGGATACGATCCTAGTTTCCATTATGCAGGTCAATAATGAAACGGGCGCCATCAATGATATGAAGCGAATTAGCCAAATTGTAAGGCAAAATCCACGGACACTGCTCCATAGTGATGTCACCCAGAGCATTGGTAAAGTGGATATTCCATTTGCGTTACTTGACGCCTTTTGCTTCTCCGCGCATAAAATTCACGGATTAAAGGGTTCGGGGGCGCTCCTATTGCGCAAAGAAATAAATCTTATTCCGCTTTTTAGTGGCGGTGGTCAGGAGGAAGGGTATCGCAGTGGGACGCAATCATTGGTTCCGGATATTCTATTAGCCAAGACCGTCCGTTTGGCACTCGAGCAACAGTCGGGAGATTATATACAGGTAAAATCGGTATTCGACTATCTTTACCATGAATTAGGTCAGATAAATGACATTGAGCTAAATAGCACGGATTTATTCCCCTATATAATCAATTTTTCCTTAAAAACAGCCAAGGCTTCCGTCGTGGTTGAAGATTTGTCTAACCACGGGATTATGGTTTCGACGGTTGCGGCCTGCAGTGCAAAAAAACACCGGGCCAGTCAAGTTATAGCATCGATGTTTGATGATCAAAAGCGAGCCGAAAATACAATCCGGCTCTCGCTATGCTCTGATAACACCATTGAAGAAGCAAAAACATTTATGAGCGTATTGATTAAAATATTGCGAGGTATAAAAAAATGA
- a CDS encoding septation ring formation regulator EzrA translates to MYLSIDWENIDITNLILYILGALVLVFILILIIRRIFFYNRKNRKMVRDLKRKYDYIHSLLLNQDAGYINRLESVANVNLLARPQFEEYNKRYTMLRDQTDAYAVQALRKMNENIQSKHKRQFKEVYNRQKPAIIIFERDVLALNKELSQLVKPEEDARQAAVEQKEYLRQLVNKYQNHRDELMLVEDSFDKAFANMEKIFASYDKAVEIGNYDESKEILKKISKIILSLDKITDVLPELCLKAATVVPQKIDDMERQFNQMSAEGYPLHHITSRPGIDGMRTDLNAIISDIKQFDVQNVSENLNKISDRINEILTAFGREKDQRVIFENEYDGVYNNVIEIERSFIKLANRMPTIQNIYTMDNEKVQELEIIKNQIDQVSLIKRTLDTFIHSSTRQPYSLLVDKMHNLADKTIATKQLIDAYHTYLENLKTDAENAFTLINALFYKLKAAEKSVRDVGVNKYAEQFASSFDKCYSLISTINDLLHVQPIDLVAVNGTVAQLQNKAETLLNQIDKDYNLAILAENAIVYANVYRGTFTDVQTMLRQDELSFNDGGFEQAYIDAGNILKRYRSN, encoded by the coding sequence ATGTATTTAAGCATTGATTGGGAAAATATTGATATAACGAATCTAATTCTTTATATTTTAGGGGCTCTAGTACTGGTTTTTATTTTAATTTTAATCATTAGAAGAATCTTTTTTTACAACCGTAAAAATCGGAAGATGGTACGTGATTTAAAAAGAAAGTACGATTACATTCATAGCCTTTTACTCAATCAAGACGCCGGCTATATCAATCGCCTCGAAAGTGTAGCCAACGTTAATCTTTTGGCTCGTCCTCAATTTGAAGAATACAATAAACGCTATACGATGCTACGCGATCAGACCGATGCCTATGCGGTCCAAGCTTTAAGGAAGATGAATGAAAATATTCAAAGTAAACATAAACGCCAATTCAAAGAAGTCTACAACCGCCAAAAACCCGCTATTATCATTTTCGAACGCGATGTATTGGCGCTTAATAAAGAATTAAGCCAACTGGTTAAACCGGAGGAGGATGCCCGCCAAGCGGCCGTGGAGCAAAAAGAATACCTCCGTCAACTTGTCAACAAGTATCAAAACCATCGCGATGAATTAATGTTGGTCGAAGATAGTTTTGATAAAGCGTTTGCCAATATGGAGAAGATTTTTGCTAGTTATGATAAGGCCGTTGAAATCGGCAATTACGATGAATCCAAGGAAATACTTAAAAAGATTTCTAAGATTATACTTTCGCTTGATAAAATTACGGATGTGCTTCCTGAGTTGTGTTTAAAAGCCGCGACGGTGGTACCGCAAAAAATTGACGATATGGAACGCCAATTTAATCAGATGAGTGCGGAGGGCTATCCCTTACACCACATTACTTCACGTCCTGGCATCGATGGAATGCGGACGGACTTAAATGCGATTATTTCCGATATAAAACAATTTGATGTTCAAAATGTAAGCGAAAATTTAAATAAAATTTCCGATCGGATAAACGAGATTTTAACTGCCTTTGGACGAGAAAAAGATCAGCGCGTTATTTTTGAAAATGAGTATGACGGGGTTTACAACAATGTGATTGAAATCGAACGGTCATTCATTAAGCTGGCCAATAGAATGCCGACTATTCAAAACATTTACACCATGGACAACGAAAAAGTCCAAGAATTGGAGATTATTAAGAATCAAATAGATCAAGTTTCCTTGATTAAGCGCACCCTGGATACATTTATCCACTCGTCCACTCGTCAACCATACAGCCTTTTAGTTGATAAAATGCATAATTTGGCCGATAAGACGATAGCGACAAAACAATTAATAGATGCTTATCATACCTACCTAGAAAACTTGAAAACCGATGCTGAAAACGCCTTTACGCTCATCAATGCCCTGTTCTATAAACTTAAGGCGGCGGAGAAGAGCGTTCGTGATGTAGGCGTTAACAAGTATGCGGAGCAATTCGCCTCCAGTTTTGATAAGTGCTACTCGCTTATAAGTACAATCAACGACTTGCTTCATGTCCAGCCAATCGATTTGGTGGCGGTGAACGGTACGGTGGCCCAGCTACAGAATAAAGCCGAGACGCTTCTTAATCAAATTGATAAGGATTATAACTTGGCAATTTTGGCCGAGAATGCCATTGTGTACGCTAACGTTTATCGGGGGACATTTACCGATGTTCAAACCATGCTCCGACAGGATGAGTTAAGTTTCAATGATGGTGGCTTTGAACAAGCCTATATTGATGCCGGCAATATATTAAAAAGGTATCGGTCAAATTAA
- the rpsD gene encoding 30S ribosomal protein S4, with the protein MMRYTGSDWKRSRRLGYSTLETGKELAKRPYGPGQHGNSRKRKPSEYGKQLIEKQKLRQTYGVNERQFQRLFHLALKSKEVTGLAFIRILESRLDNLVFRMGLARTRKAARQLVNHGHVVVNGKKVDLPSYLCSTGDVIGLKENSLNLKVVRESLDSVAVIPAFVSVDKEKAIGKFERLPERSEVVQDINEAQIIEYYNRLL; encoded by the coding sequence ATCATGAGATATACCGGTTCTGATTGGAAACGTTCGCGGCGGCTTGGCTACTCGACGCTTGAAACTGGTAAGGAACTTGCTAAACGGCCTTACGGTCCTGGTCAGCATGGCAATTCGCGGAAGCGGAAGCCGTCTGAATATGGCAAGCAACTTATTGAAAAGCAAAAGCTTCGGCAAACCTACGGCGTTAACGAGCGTCAATTTCAACGTTTATTCCATCTTGCTTTAAAGAGCAAGGAGGTTACTGGTCTTGCTTTCATTCGTATTCTTGAAAGTCGTCTTGATAATCTCGTTTTCCGGATGGGCTTAGCCCGTACACGGAAAGCGGCTCGTCAACTCGTCAATCACGGACACGTCGTGGTTAATGGCAAGAAAGTCGACTTACCATCATATCTTTGTTCCACCGGCGACGTAATTGGTCTTAAGGAAAATAGCCTTAACCTCAAAGTCGTTCGGGAGTCCCTCGATAGCGTTGCGGTTATTCCCGCTTTCGTTAGCGTCGATAAGGAAAAAGCTATCGGCAAGTTTGAACGTTTACCAGAGCGTAGCGAAGTTGTTCAAGACATCAACGAAGCTCAAATTATCGAATACTACAACCGCTTGCTTTAG
- a CDS encoding Fic family protein, giving the protein MMRKFDYSFLKNDNLPSELLNITNYIHEVKKEEEEKKKLNSELFNKLITIAKVQSVKGSNAIEGIITTDKRIKALMEQKIEPSNHNEKEIAGYRDALDIVHTNYKSLSFDEKDILSLHDIMLAQSGSPFRGHYKTEDNAIIEIDQYGNRKLRFKPINAKETPEAMNQLVLAYMDARQDSNINQLILIPCVILDFLCIHPFDDGNGRMSRLLSLLLMYKSNYDVGKYISFEQQINLNKRSYYEALRFSSQSWEEGKNDYSYFIKNFIITLYKCYLELEKRLATVGLKKIKKEERIKMVLLNSLLPMSKQEILAIVPDISGSTIERVLASMLKDGQIEKYGSFKDAKYKRK; this is encoded by the coding sequence ATGATGAGAAAATTTGATTATTCCTTCTTAAAAAACGACAATCTACCATCCGAACTATTAAATATTACTAATTACATTCACGAGGTGAAAAAAGAAGAAGAAGAAAAGAAAAAGCTTAATTCTGAGCTATTTAATAAGTTGATTACTATTGCTAAAGTCCAATCGGTTAAAGGAAGCAACGCGATTGAGGGAATCATTACAACAGACAAAAGAATCAAAGCACTGATGGAACAAAAAATCGAGCCATCAAATCATAATGAAAAAGAAATTGCCGGTTATCGAGATGCCTTAGATATTGTTCATACAAATTATAAAAGTTTATCCTTCGATGAGAAAGATATTCTTAGCCTTCATGACATCATGCTCGCACAAAGTGGATCGCCATTTCGAGGACATTATAAAACAGAAGACAACGCCATCATTGAAATTGACCAATACGGAAATCGTAAACTTAGATTTAAGCCGATAAATGCAAAAGAAACTCCAGAAGCGATGAATCAACTTGTTCTGGCGTACATGGACGCTAGACAAGATTCCAACATTAATCAACTTATTCTTATCCCTTGCGTCATTTTGGATTTTTTGTGCATCCATCCATTTGACGATGGAAATGGAAGAATGTCGAGACTTCTCTCTTTACTTCTTATGTACAAAAGCAATTATGATGTTGGAAAATACATCTCGTTTGAACAGCAAATAAACCTAAACAAGAGATCTTACTACGAGGCATTAAGATTTTCTTCGCAATCTTGGGAAGAAGGCAAAAATGATTACTCATACTTTATCAAAAACTTTATTATCACGCTCTATAAATGCTATTTGGAATTAGAAAAACGATTAGCAACAGTCGGGCTTAAAAAAATAAAGAAAGAAGAACGAATAAAAATGGTGCTGTTAAACAGCCTCCTTCCAATGTCAAAACAAGAGATACTCGCTATCGTGCCCGATATCAGCGGTTCAACCATCGAAAGAGTTTTAGCAAGCATGCTTAAAGATGGGCAAATAGAAAAATATGGTTCTTTTAAAGATGCGAAATACAAAAGAAAATGA
- the tyrS gene encoding tyrosine--tRNA ligase: MDIFNDLKYRNLIKDFSNENEVRELLKTPQTIYCGFDPSASSMHIGNFVMISLLMRLQQSGHRIIAVVGGATGMIGDPSGKSKERNLQDKDTLQANTLAIKNQLERFLDLSDPQKGLIVNNYDWLSKYSYLDFLRDFGRYFTINYMLAKDVVASRMETGISYTEFSYMILQSVDFLTLHQQYHCNMQIGGSDQWGNLTAGLDLIRRIEGQEAKVGCMTAHLITKSDGKKFGKSEDGALFLDRKLTSPYKLYQYFINTSDEDAIRYLRVFTFLSKDEIESIAIEHGRNPSLRLAQKTLAYEVVKTIHSKADADRVIKMSESLFSGEVTSLSEEEITELFASSIVKIKGEFALEDLLIEVKAAKSKREAREFIQGNSILINGNKHTDPTEIITQSDALFGRYTLLRRGKKNYYLIEHTN, translated from the coding sequence ATGGATATTTTCAATGATTTAAAGTATCGCAATCTAATCAAAGACTTTTCTAACGAAAATGAAGTCCGCGAATTATTAAAGACTCCGCAGACGATTTATTGTGGATTCGATCCTTCCGCGAGCAGTATGCATATTGGCAATTTTGTGATGATTTCACTTTTAATGCGACTTCAACAAAGCGGCCATCGAATTATCGCGGTTGTCGGGGGCGCGACTGGAATGATTGGCGATCCGTCGGGCAAAAGCAAAGAACGAAATTTGCAGGATAAGGATACACTGCAAGCCAATACTTTGGCAATCAAAAACCAATTGGAGCGGTTTCTTGATTTGAGTGATCCTCAAAAAGGTCTTATCGTAAATAACTATGATTGGCTGTCAAAATACTCTTATCTAGATTTTCTGCGCGATTTTGGGCGCTATTTTACAATTAACTATATGTTGGCAAAAGATGTAGTTGCCAGTCGTATGGAAACCGGAATTTCCTATACGGAATTCAGTTATATGATTCTTCAATCAGTCGACTTTTTAACACTTCATCAGCAATATCACTGCAATATGCAGATCGGCGGATCCGATCAATGGGGTAATTTAACCGCCGGCCTGGATTTGATTCGCCGTATTGAAGGTCAGGAAGCAAAAGTTGGCTGCATGACCGCCCACCTAATCACTAAAAGTGACGGAAAGAAATTCGGTAAATCGGAAGATGGGGCGTTATTTCTCGATCGGAAATTGACTTCCCCTTATAAACTTTACCAGTACTTTATCAACACCAGTGATGAGGATGCCATTCGTTACTTGAGGGTTTTTACCTTTTTAAGTAAAGATGAAATTGAAAGCATTGCGATTGAACATGGTAGAAACCCATCGCTCCGGCTTGCCCAAAAAACCTTAGCCTATGAAGTGGTAAAAACGATCCACAGTAAAGCCGATGCCGACCGGGTTATCAAGATGAGTGAGTCCTTGTTTTCGGGCGAAGTTACATCTTTGTCCGAGGAAGAAATAACGGAATTGTTCGCTTCATCAATCGTAAAAATTAAAGGTGAATTTGCGCTTGAAGACTTACTTATTGAGGTTAAAGCCGCCAAAAGCAAACGCGAAGCGAGAGAATTTATTCAGGGCAATTCAATCTTAATCAACGGAAATAAACATACCGATCCCACTGAAATTATTACGCAATCCGATGCGTTGTTCGGTCGCTATACTCTTTTAAGACGGGGGAAGAAAAATTATTATTTAATCGAACATACCAACTGA
- a CDS encoding LacI family DNA-binding transcriptional regulator, whose protein sequence is MDNIKDRVTIYEVAKAAGVSLATVSRVINNHKNVTLETRKKVEDTISRLGYKPSALAQALATNRSTNIGVVIPRANYVYISNMLNGLTEAARDRGYMLSLFVTSHNKEEAIQAMNKVITSHVDGAIIFDDELDVEDTQKISSYQVPVIAVNNKITSDKVGCITFGYEHLLRDILNSYFTSGEKKMYFLHVHNAGRLLARIERSFVTTHIDANKSYGILSCDDSYTKTYLDFIEFFKTTKSGYFLAYRDSLAAAIINAARDSGLRIPEDVEVLSIIGTKYANIIRPTISSMYIDMQLVGRKAMQMLSDLMAGKLSQKQIKVESTFIKRDTTKE, encoded by the coding sequence ATGGATAATATTAAAGATCGGGTGACAATTTATGAGGTCGCAAAAGCCGCGGGAGTATCGCTTGCAACGGTTTCGCGAGTAATAAACAATCATAAGAATGTTACTTTAGAAACGCGGAAAAAAGTCGAGGATACCATTTCTCGCTTAGGCTATAAGCCGAGTGCGCTCGCTCAAGCCTTAGCCACGAATCGGTCTACCAATATCGGAGTTGTTATTCCCCGGGCCAATTATGTTTACATATCGAATATGCTCAATGGTTTAACGGAAGCGGCGCGGGATCGCGGCTATATGCTGTCGTTATTTGTAACTTCGCACAATAAAGAAGAAGCTATCCAGGCGATGAATAAAGTTATAACTTCCCATGTCGACGGGGCTATCATCTTTGATGATGAACTCGATGTTGAAGATACTCAAAAAATCTCTTCTTACCAAGTGCCGGTTATCGCTGTTAATAATAAAATAACCTCCGATAAGGTGGGGTGTATTACCTTTGGATATGAGCATCTTCTAAGAGACATATTGAATAGTTATTTTACGAGCGGCGAGAAGAAAATGTATTTCTTGCATGTTCATAATGCGGGACGGCTTTTAGCGAGAATCGAAAGAAGCTTTGTAACTACGCATATTGACGCGAATAAGAGCTATGGAATTCTAAGCTGCGATGACTCATATACGAAGACTTATTTGGACTTTATCGAGTTCTTTAAGACGACAAAGTCCGGTTACTTCCTTGCTTATCGTGATTCGCTCGCAGCGGCGATTATCAATGCTGCTCGCGATTCGGGATTGAGAATTCCTGAAGATGTCGAAGTCCTTTCAATTATTGGAACCAAATATGCTAATATTATCCGCCCGACCATTTCCAGTATGTATATTGATATGCAACTGGTCGGCCGGAAGGCGATGCAAATGCTAAGTGATCTTATGGCAGGTAAGCTTTCACAAAAGCAAATTAAAGTCGAATCGACCTTTATTAAGCGGGATACGACGAAGGAGTAG
- a CDS encoding nicotinate phosphoribosyltransferase → MEELEIKLKEAGKIKRLTNLTFCFPEKIGDGFYTANYFLKSKKIVHQFLKDHIVTEQWFQRRDDTMVCGLDEAIALIHTFANKPEDLIIEALNDGDIIQANEPVLKVTGRYEDFGFLESLIDGILARRSSVATNVREVLKVVNGKNVFSMADRQDDYLTQVGDGYATYVAGIAKVSTDAQAHWYGGKGVGTMPHALIQINGGDILKACDMYLAAFPDEKVTALIDYHNDVITDGLKAARHLKKKLAAVRVDTSKSMVDHYFDDKDTSRFDPHGVCKELIFALRAALDKEGFNYVKIVVSSGFNPDKIKEFEDAHTPVDTYGVGSYFVINDTVGYTGDLVTLDGSEEAKEGRHNYPNSRLETVDYPVNR, encoded by the coding sequence ATGGAAGAACTTGAAATCAAACTTAAAGAAGCAGGCAAAATTAAACGCTTAACTAATCTGACCTTTTGCTTTCCAGAGAAAATCGGCGATGGTTTTTATACGGCTAATTATTTTTTAAAAAGCAAAAAAATAGTTCACCAATTTTTAAAGGACCATATTGTTACCGAGCAGTGGTTTCAACGCCGCGATGATACGATGGTATGCGGACTGGATGAAGCGATTGCACTTATTCATACTTTTGCCAATAAACCGGAGGATCTGATTATTGAGGCGCTTAATGATGGCGATATTATTCAGGCTAACGAACCGGTTTTGAAAGTCACGGGTCGATACGAAGATTTTGGCTTTTTAGAAAGTTTAATCGACGGTATTTTGGCGCGCAGAAGTAGCGTAGCCACCAATGTTCGCGAAGTATTAAAAGTGGTAAACGGCAAAAATGTTTTCTCCATGGCCGATCGCCAAGATGATTATTTGACGCAAGTAGGAGACGGATATGCTACTTATGTGGCGGGAATAGCAAAAGTTTCTACTGATGCGCAAGCTCATTGGTATGGAGGAAAGGGAGTTGGAACTATGCCCCATGCCCTGATTCAAATCAATGGCGGAGACATTTTGAAAGCCTGCGATATGTATCTAGCGGCGTTTCCGGATGAAAAAGTGACCGCGCTTATTGATTATCATAATGATGTTATTACCGATGGATTAAAGGCAGCACGCCACCTTAAGAAAAAACTTGCCGCCGTTCGCGTCGATACTTCAAAATCGATGGTTGATCATTATTTTGACGATAAGGATACTTCCCGTTTTGATCCGCATGGGGTGTGCAAGGAATTAATCTTTGCCCTTCGAGCGGCTTTGGATAAAGAGGGATTCAATTACGTTAAAATTGTTGTTAGCAGCGGTTTTAACCCGGATAAAATTAAGGAATTTGAAGATGCCCATACTCCGGTGGATACCTACGGGGTAGGCAGTTATTTTGTCATCAATGATACGGTCGGTTATACCGGAGATTTAGTCACTTTGGATGGCAGTGAAGAAGCCAAAGAAGGACGACATAATTATCCTAATTCCCGACTTGAAACCGTAGATTATCCAGTTAATCGGTAA